A part of Cryptococcus neoformans var. grubii H99 chromosome 6, complete sequence genomic DNA contains:
- a CDS encoding DEAD-box ATP-dependent RNA helicase 26, producing the protein MTNTIIPIMSGPPIRGAGRRFKGGGFHAARDQAGPTGSFATTQPGLIVKTTDSTPVRSGISTPAGIDRPRFQDFTGLSPEIFPSLPFETCTEVQAATLPTILAGDDVLAQAKTGTGKTLAFLVPVVQHLLSAPMPPSALTSILILSPTRELAQQINEVAERMSAALNRKFGTRSIVGGTNMDRDIKNLKSKRADILVATPGRLLDLMENGGIKTRFAQLKMIVLDEADRLLDAGFRRELVKIFDYLPAPHVVPRQTLLFSATLPTEVHSIASIALKKDYKFITTLTEEDVNAHEHVKQEFLVISAEDLIPATMEVMRNEESKNKDFKVIAFLPTARAAALFYDVFSSLPISYPVWEIHSRLSQSKRASTTEAFHQARRGVLFSSDVTARGIDVKGVTAVVQIGLPSSSEQYVHRLGRTARAGAEGHGILMLGDFESHFLRDKTLQTFTLHPYPTITPEIMSRSRDAVNKALESVSPESKAQAYQAWLGYYNSHLKSLRWSQADLVRHAGDYARVSLRNGPEPPGLLAKTVSKMGLRGVPGLNIVKEVQKSAGGQGRPQIGKRGRESVIASENALRGGGKGGGRGGRGERGDRGGGGNRRGRWRSA; encoded by the exons ATGACAAACACCATTATACCCATCATGTCAGGTCCTCCTATTCGTGGGGCTGGTCGTCGTTTTAAAGGTGGAGGTTTCCATGCTGCTCGCGATCAAGCTGGCCCGACAGGAAGTTTTGCAACCACCCAACCTGGTCTCATCGTCAAGACAACAGATTCAACGCCTGTGCGTAGTGGGATCAGCACACCAGCCGGTATTGACAGACCTCGATTTCAAGACTTTACTGGATTGAGCCCGGAgatcttcccttctcttcctttcgaGACGTGTACCGAA GTCCAAGCGGCCACACTTCCAACCATCCTCGCCGGAGATGACGTCCTAGCTCAAGCCAAGACGGGGACCGGAAAAACCCTTGCCTTCTTGGTTCCAGTGGTGCAACATCTGCTATCGGCACCCATGCCCCCCTCCGCACTTACGTCAATTCTCATCTTATCTCCTACCCGGGAACTGGCTCAACAAATCAATGAAGTCGCCGAGCGAATGTCAGCTGCTTTGAATAGGAAGTTTGGCACTAGAAGTATCGTCGGTGGGACCAATATGGATAGGGATATCAAGAACCTCAAGTCAAAGCG CGCGGACATCCTTGTTGCCACTCCTGGTCGATTGCTCGATTTGATGGAAAATGGTGGCATCAAGACCCGCTTCGCCCAGCTAA AGATGATCGTTCTCGACGAAGCCGACCGTTTGCTAGATGCGGGTTTCCGCCGAGAATTGGTCAAGATATTCGATTATTTGCCGGCTCCTCATGTTGTCCCCCGTCAGACCCTCTTATTTTCTGCTACCTTGCCTACAGAGGTCCATTCA ATCGCGTCGATTGCACTCAAGAAAGATTACAAATTCATCACTACGCTAACcgaggaggatgtcaaTGCGCACGAGCATGTTAAGCAAGAGTTTTTGGTTATCTCAGCGGAAGATCTCATACCAGCTACGATGGAAGTCATGCGCAATGAGGAGTCTAAGAACAAGGATTTTAAAG TCATCGCATTCCTCCCTACCGCTCGGGCTGCCGCCCTGTTCTACGACGTCTTCTCGTCCTTACCGATCTCTTACCCTGTCTGGGAGATACACTCTCGCCTGTCACAATCGAAACGAGCTTCAACAACCGAGGCGTTCCATCAAGCACGAAGAGGCGTCCTTTTCTCCTCGGACGTCACCGCACGAGGTATCGACGTGAAGGGCGTGACTGCAGTGGTACAGATTGGCCTTCCGAGTAGCTCAGAGCAAT ACGTGCATCGACTCGGACGAACCGCTCGTGCTGGAGCCGAAGGTCATGGCATTCTGATGCTCGGTGACTTTGAGTCTCACTTTCTTCGGGATAAAACCCTCCAAACTTTCACCCTCCACCCATACCCAACCATCACGCCTGAGATCATGTCCCGCTCTCGTGATGCCGTTAACAAGGCTCTCGAATCGGTCTCACCAGAATCCAAAGCTCAGGCGTACCAAGCTTGGCTCGGGTACTACAACTCTCACCTCAAATCGCTCAGATGGTCTCAAGCGGATCTCGTAAGACATGCTGGTGATTATGCTAGAGTTTCGCTCCGTAATGGACCTGAACCCCCAGGACTACTGGCCAAGACCGTTAGCAAGATGGGTCTGAGGGGTGTGCCTGGGTTGAACATCGTCAAGGAGGTCCAGAAAAGTGCCGGGGGTCAAGGCAGACCGCAAATAGGCAAAAGGGGCAGGGAATCGGTCATTGCTTCTGAGAATGCCCTTCGAGGAGGCGGAAAAGGTGGCGGGAGAGGTGGGAGGGGAGAAAGGGGAGACAGAGGTGGCGGCGGTAATagacgaggacgatggCGATCTGCGTGA
- a CDS encoding DEAD-box ATP-dependent RNA helicase 26, variant, translating to MPPSALTSILILSPTRELAQQINEVAERMSAALNRKFGTRSIVGGTNMDRDIKNLKSKRADILVATPGRLLDLMENGGIKTRFAQLKMIVLDEADRLLDAGFRRELVKIFDYLPAPHVVPRQTLLFSATLPTEVHSIASIALKKDYKFITTLTEEDVNAHEHVKQEFLVISAEDLIPATMEVMRNEESKNKDFKVIAFLPTARAAALFYDVFSSLPISYPVWEIHSRLSQSKRASTTEAFHQARRGVLFSSDVTARGIDVKGVTAVVQIGLPSSSEQYVHRLGRTARAGAEGHGILMLGDFESHFLRDKTLQTFTLHPYPTITPEIMSRSRDAVNKALESVSPESKAQAYQAWLGYYNSHLKSLRWSQADLVRHAGDYARVSLRNGPEPPGLLAKTVSKMGLRGVPGLNIVKEVQKSAGGQGRPQIGKRGRESVIASENALRGGGKGGGRGGRGERGDRGGGGNRRGRWRSA from the exons ATGCCCCCCTCCGCACTTACGTCAATTCTCATCTTATCTCCTACCCGGGAACTGGCTCAACAAATCAATGAAGTCGCCGAGCGAATGTCAGCTGCTTTGAATAGGAAGTTTGGCACTAGAAGTATCGTCGGTGGGACCAATATGGATAGGGATATCAAGAACCTCAAGTCAAAGCG CGCGGACATCCTTGTTGCCACTCCTGGTCGATTGCTCGATTTGATGGAAAATGGTGGCATCAAGACCCGCTTCGCCCAGCTAA AGATGATCGTTCTCGACGAAGCCGACCGTTTGCTAGATGCGGGTTTCCGCCGAGAATTGGTCAAGATATTCGATTATTTGCCGGCTCCTCATGTTGTCCCCCGTCAGACCCTCTTATTTTCTGCTACCTTGCCTACAGAGGTCCATTCA ATCGCGTCGATTGCACTCAAGAAAGATTACAAATTCATCACTACGCTAACcgaggaggatgtcaaTGCGCACGAGCATGTTAAGCAAGAGTTTTTGGTTATCTCAGCGGAAGATCTCATACCAGCTACGATGGAAGTCATGCGCAATGAGGAGTCTAAGAACAAGGATTTTAAAG TCATCGCATTCCTCCCTACCGCTCGGGCTGCCGCCCTGTTCTACGACGTCTTCTCGTCCTTACCGATCTCTTACCCTGTCTGGGAGATACACTCTCGCCTGTCACAATCGAAACGAGCTTCAACAACCGAGGCGTTCCATCAAGCACGAAGAGGCGTCCTTTTCTCCTCGGACGTCACCGCACGAGGTATCGACGTGAAGGGCGTGACTGCAGTGGTACAGATTGGCCTTCCGAGTAGCTCAGAGCAAT ACGTGCATCGACTCGGACGAACCGCTCGTGCTGGAGCCGAAGGTCATGGCATTCTGATGCTCGGTGACTTTGAGTCTCACTTTCTTCGGGATAAAACCCTCCAAACTTTCACCCTCCACCCATACCCAACCATCACGCCTGAGATCATGTCCCGCTCTCGTGATGCCGTTAACAAGGCTCTCGAATCGGTCTCACCAGAATCCAAAGCTCAGGCGTACCAAGCTTGGCTCGGGTACTACAACTCTCACCTCAAATCGCTCAGATGGTCTCAAGCGGATCTCGTAAGACATGCTGGTGATTATGCTAGAGTTTCGCTCCGTAATGGACCTGAACCCCCAGGACTACTGGCCAAGACCGTTAGCAAGATGGGTCTGAGGGGTGTGCCTGGGTTGAACATCGTCAAGGAGGTCCAGAAAAGTGCCGGGGGTCAAGGCAGACCGCAAATAGGCAAAAGGGGCAGGGAATCGGTCATTGCTTCTGAGAATGCCCTTCGAGGAGGCGGAAAAGGTGGCGGGAGAGGTGGGAGGGGAGAAAGGGGAGACAGAGGTGGCGGCGGTAATagacgaggacgatggCGATCTGCGTGA